One Halostagnicola kamekurae DNA segment encodes these proteins:
- a CDS encoding methyltransferase domain-containing protein has product MVAADPFGRAIRDHYLGERDEPLVDRNGSETRVHPIEAFYFGAVTGESDAQQWVDSWLNGPLLDMGAGVGAESLYWQEQFETVAIEISDLLVKTMRDRGVENAVQADMFALPDSFERNQFASVHAKGTQVELAGSMHGLRRFLGDLAVITKPNATAVIDFHDPEHADADELFGYRNDPTRGLAYRLFHCEYEGAADEALLFRLVSPARLREAAIGTGWEVSDIRRSDTGYHYRAALTRT; this is encoded by the coding sequence ATGGTGGCTGCTGATCCATTTGGACGAGCGATCCGAGACCACTACCTCGGCGAACGGGACGAACCGCTCGTCGATAGAAATGGCTCTGAAACTCGTGTTCACCCTATCGAAGCGTTCTATTTTGGAGCCGTGACCGGCGAGAGTGACGCACAACAGTGGGTCGATTCCTGGCTCAACGGGCCGCTTCTCGATATGGGTGCAGGAGTCGGGGCTGAGTCGCTCTACTGGCAAGAGCAGTTTGAGACGGTCGCGATCGAAATCAGCGACCTCCTCGTCAAAACGATGCGGGACCGGGGTGTCGAGAACGCGGTGCAAGCGGATATGTTCGCGCTCCCGGATTCTTTCGAACGGAACCAGTTCGCGTCGGTTCACGCCAAAGGAACGCAGGTCGAACTCGCCGGATCGATGCACGGACTCAGGCGTTTTCTCGGCGATCTCGCCGTTATCACGAAGCCGAACGCGACTGCAGTTATCGACTTCCACGATCCCGAACACGCAGACGCGGATGAGCTATTTGGCTATCGAAACGATCCCACGCGAGGGCTCGCCTACCGACTCTTTCACTGCGAGTACGAAGGGGCCGCGGATGAGGCGCTCCTGTTCCGGTTGGTTAGCCCAGCCCGGTTGCGAGAGGCAGCGATCGGTACCGGCTGGGAAGTGTCTGACATCAGACGGAGCGATACCGGATACCACTATCGGGCGGCCCTGACACGCACCTGA
- a CDS encoding DUF6517 family protein yields MNRRSLLAGAAVLGTTSVAGCLGTFGMAEHEASPASVDESARQDTGYEQTGVTEDTIEQSVDLAVFSQEVSVTNYITEHEKPITVGPLTMDGGGGFLVVTTPQASVLGQELNPVSDMSPKELIERVEGNYAGMENVTHQEDGSVTILDQETTQSRFTAESSYNGSDVEVSIHISEAVETEEDLLVTVGVYPNERRDEEESNIISLMESVTEASPEDDGNQNESNDGGNENGSDGGESGSDGGLL; encoded by the coding sequence ATGAATCGTCGCAGCCTACTCGCCGGAGCGGCCGTCCTCGGAACGACGAGCGTCGCCGGGTGTCTCGGAACGTTCGGAATGGCCGAGCACGAGGCGTCGCCCGCGAGCGTCGACGAGAGCGCGCGTCAGGACACCGGCTACGAACAGACCGGCGTCACGGAAGACACCATCGAGCAATCGGTCGACCTCGCGGTGTTCTCCCAGGAGGTCTCGGTGACGAACTACATCACCGAACACGAAAAGCCGATCACGGTCGGACCGCTCACTATGGACGGCGGCGGCGGATTCCTCGTCGTGACGACGCCGCAGGCGAGCGTGCTCGGTCAGGAACTCAACCCCGTCAGCGACATGTCGCCGAAAGAACTCATCGAGCGCGTCGAGGGCAACTACGCGGGGATGGAGAACGTCACGCATCAGGAAGACGGCAGCGTGACGATTCTCGACCAGGAGACGACCCAGTCCAGATTCACCGCCGAATCGAGCTACAACGGCTCCGACGTCGAGGTGTCCATACACATCAGCGAAGCGGTCGAAACCGAGGAGGATCTCCTGGTTACCGTCGGCGTCTATCCGAACGAGCGACGCGACGAGGAAGAGTCCAACATCATCTCGCTCATGGAGTCGGTTACCGAGGCGTCGCCGGAAGACGACGGAAATCAGAACGAATCGAACGATGGCGGGAACGAAAACGGGAGCGACGGCGGAGAAAGCGGAAGCGACGGTGGCCTTCTGTAA
- the katG gene encoding catalase/peroxidase HPI encodes MQESDREWWPDQLSLDILDQNARAGDPMGEEFDYAEEFEKLDYEAVKADLAELMTDSQEWWPADYGHYGPLFIRMAWHSAGTYRTSDGRGGASGGRQRLAPLNSWPDNANLDKARRLLWPVKQKYGQKLSWADLIVLAGNVALESMGFETYGFAGGREDEYAPDGAVDWGPEDEMEGASPERFDEDGALRDPLGNTVMGLIYVNPEGPNGEPDPEASAKNIRQTFSHMAMSDEETVALIAGGHTFGKVHGAAEADEHVGPEPEAAPIEEQGLGWKNDYGSGKGADTITGGIEGPWNTTPTQWDMGYVDSLLDYTWWPEKGPGGAWQWTTQNDELDESAPGVEDPSEKEDVMMLTTDIALKRDSDFREVLERFQEDPATFQRTFAKAWYKLIHRDMGPSERFLGPEVPDEELIWQDPLPDADYDLIGDAEIDDLKERVLGSDLTRTQLVKTAWAAASTYRDSDKRGGANGARIRLEPQRSWEVNEPEELETVLSTLEEIQTEFNDSRSDDVRVSLADLIVLGGNAAVEQAASDAGYDVEVPFEPGRTDATAAQTDVESFEALKPDADGFRNYLGDDARNSAEEELVDKADLLDLTPDEMTALVGGMRALGATHSDHGVFTDEPGTLTNDFFETVLSMDYEWEPVSEDREVFELRDRETGEVAWTGTRVDLIFGSNSRLRAIAEVYGAEGGEEKLVSDFVDAWYGVMAADRFDLE; translated from the coding sequence ATGCAAGAATCAGACCGAGAGTGGTGGCCTGATCAGTTGAGTCTGGATATTCTCGATCAGAACGCCCGCGCGGGCGATCCGATGGGCGAGGAGTTCGATTACGCCGAGGAGTTCGAAAAACTCGACTACGAGGCCGTTAAGGCGGACTTGGCGGAGCTGATGACTGACTCTCAGGAGTGGTGGCCGGCCGACTACGGCCACTACGGACCGCTGTTCATCCGAATGGCCTGGCACAGTGCCGGGACGTACCGGACGAGCGACGGTCGCGGCGGCGCCTCCGGCGGGCGCCAGCGTCTGGCTCCCCTCAACAGCTGGCCGGACAACGCGAACCTCGACAAGGCCCGTCGCCTCCTCTGGCCCGTCAAGCAGAAGTACGGCCAGAAGCTCTCGTGGGCGGACCTGATCGTGTTGGCGGGCAACGTCGCACTCGAGTCGATGGGATTCGAGACGTACGGCTTCGCCGGCGGGCGCGAGGACGAGTACGCACCCGACGGCGCCGTCGACTGGGGTCCGGAAGACGAGATGGAAGGTGCCTCTCCCGAGCGGTTCGACGAGGACGGCGCCCTTCGGGACCCGCTCGGCAACACCGTGATGGGCCTCATCTACGTGAACCCCGAGGGGCCGAACGGCGAACCCGACCCCGAAGCGTCCGCGAAGAATATCCGCCAGACGTTCAGTCACATGGCGATGAGTGACGAGGAGACGGTCGCGCTCATTGCCGGCGGGCACACGTTCGGAAAAGTTCACGGCGCCGCCGAGGCCGACGAACACGTCGGTCCCGAGCCCGAAGCGGCGCCGATCGAGGAGCAAGGTCTGGGCTGGAAGAACGACTACGGCTCCGGGAAGGGCGCCGACACGATCACCGGCGGTATCGAGGGGCCGTGGAACACCACGCCGACCCAGTGGGACATGGGCTACGTGGACTCGCTGCTCGATTACACGTGGTGGCCCGAGAAGGGGCCGGGCGGCGCCTGGCAGTGGACCACGCAGAACGACGAACTCGACGAGTCCGCCCCTGGCGTCGAGGACCCGTCGGAAAAAGAGGACGTGATGATGCTCACGACCGACATCGCGCTGAAGCGCGATTCCGACTTCCGCGAGGTCTTAGAGCGCTTCCAGGAGGACCCGGCCACGTTCCAGCGGACCTTCGCGAAGGCGTGGTACAAGCTGATCCACCGCGACATGGGACCTTCCGAGCGATTCCTCGGCCCCGAAGTCCCGGACGAGGAACTCATCTGGCAGGATCCGCTTCCGGACGCCGACTACGACCTGATCGGCGACGCCGAGATCGACGACCTCAAAGAGCGCGTCCTCGGCTCGGACCTCACGCGCACGCAACTCGTCAAGACCGCGTGGGCGGCGGCCTCGACCTACCGCGACAGCGACAAGCGCGGCGGAGCAAATGGTGCACGCATTCGCCTCGAGCCACAGCGTAGCTGGGAGGTCAACGAGCCCGAGGAGCTCGAGACGGTCCTCTCGACGCTCGAGGAGATCCAGACTGAGTTCAACGACTCGCGCTCGGACGACGTGCGCGTCTCGCTGGCCGACCTGATCGTCCTCGGCGGGAACGCGGCCGTCGAGCAGGCGGCAAGCGACGCCGGCTACGACGTCGAGGTGCCGTTCGAGCCCGGCCGCACCGACGCCACGGCGGCCCAGACGGACGTCGAGTCCTTCGAGGCCCTGAAGCCAGACGCGGACGGCTTCCGCAACTACCTGGGCGACGACGCGCGGAACTCGGCCGAAGAGGAACTCGTCGACAAGGCGGACCTCCTCGACTTGACGCCCGACGAGATGACCGCGCTGGTCGGCGGCATGCGCGCCCTCGGCGCCACCCACTCCGACCACGGCGTCTTCACCGACGAGCCGGGAACGCTGACCAACGACTTCTTCGAGACCGTTCTCTCGATGGACTACGAGTGGGAGCCGGTCTCCGAGGACCGCGAGGTCTTCGAACTGCGCGACCGCGAGACCGGCGAGGTCGCGTGGACGGGCACGCGCGTCGACCTCATCTTCGGTTCCAACTCCCGCCTGCGCGCCATCGCCGAGGTCTACGGCGCCGAAGGCGGCGAGGAAAAACTCGTCTCCGACTTCGTCGACGCGTGGTACGGCGTGATGGCGGCCGACCGCTTCGACCTCGAGTAA
- a CDS encoding DUF367 family protein, with product MECHVYYEGDDDPDKCTARRLEQFDRAILHRSMRRVPYGIVLNPHAEQALSPADAADGLGTLVALDCSWESAEEASFSMNGVHRALPFLVAANPVNYGRPFELTTVEALAGALRIFGEREAAADLLEPFRWGETFLTLNEEPLDRYAECADSREVVAVQEDYLADE from the coding sequence GTGGAGTGTCACGTCTACTACGAGGGCGACGACGACCCGGACAAGTGCACCGCCCGTCGCCTCGAGCAGTTCGACCGGGCGATCCTCCACCGGTCGATGCGACGGGTGCCCTACGGGATCGTCCTCAATCCCCACGCGGAGCAGGCGCTCTCGCCCGCGGACGCCGCCGACGGACTCGGGACGCTCGTCGCACTCGATTGCTCGTGGGAGTCTGCCGAGGAGGCGTCGTTCTCGATGAACGGCGTCCATCGCGCGCTGCCCTTTCTCGTCGCCGCAAATCCCGTCAACTACGGCCGCCCCTTCGAGCTGACGACCGTCGAAGCGCTCGCTGGCGCACTCCGTATTTTCGGCGAGCGCGAGGCGGCCGCGGACCTCCTCGAGCCGTTCCGCTGGGGCGAGACCTTCCTGACGCTCAACGAGGAGCCGCTGGATCGGTACGCCGAGTGCGCGGACTCGAGGGAGGTCGTCGCCGTGCAGGAGGACTATCTGGCCGACGAGTGA
- a CDS encoding MBL fold metallo-hydrolase, giving the protein MEVHHVTEDAETFTCNAFLVRGDRTTLVDAGAWEGVVDAVRSHLEGDSLDDVVLTHQHGDHVAELEAVCDAFDPEVYAYAAHPLRTHEIDDGDSVRIGDESFEVVYTPGHADDHVSFVSETTLFSGDVVVHDDGAFDYGSFGRTDMAGQSRERLIESLEDLLGRLPDSVEHMYAGHGGVFHGDVTDVVETALERAQKREPKYPDE; this is encoded by the coding sequence ATGGAGGTACATCACGTCACCGAGGACGCCGAAACGTTCACCTGCAACGCCTTTCTCGTTCGTGGCGATCGGACGACACTTGTCGACGCGGGCGCGTGGGAAGGCGTCGTCGACGCGGTTCGAAGCCACCTCGAGGGCGATTCTCTCGACGATGTCGTCCTGACCCACCAACACGGCGACCACGTCGCGGAACTCGAGGCCGTCTGCGACGCCTTCGATCCCGAGGTGTACGCCTACGCGGCCCACCCGCTTCGGACGCACGAGATCGACGACGGCGACTCCGTCCGAATCGGCGACGAGTCCTTCGAGGTCGTCTACACGCCGGGTCACGCCGACGATCACGTCTCCTTCGTCTCCGAGACGACGCTGTTTTCGGGCGACGTGGTCGTCCACGACGACGGCGCGTTCGACTACGGGAGCTTCGGCCGAACCGACATGGCCGGCCAATCGCGCGAGCGACTCATCGAGAGCCTCGAGGACCTGCTCGGTCGCCTGCCCGACTCCGTCGAACACATGTACGCGGGCCACGGCGGCGTCTTCCACGGCGACGTCACGGACGTGGTCGAGACGGCACTCGAGCGAGCCCAAAAGCGCGAGCCGAAGTACCCCGACGAGTGA
- a CDS encoding nuclear transport factor 2 family protein, giving the protein MDGAALVRRYYDALDDHEYETLAGLLDPTFVQQRPDRTFESREAFVAFMREKRPNPDTSHDLAELVVDDERGRIAARGRVLEGEAELFEFADFFELADDSICRLETYSR; this is encoded by the coding sequence ATGGACGGAGCCGCCCTCGTGAGACGGTATTACGACGCGCTCGACGACCACGAGTACGAGACGCTCGCAGGACTGCTAGACCCGACGTTCGTCCAGCAGCGACCGGATCGAACCTTCGAGAGCCGCGAGGCGTTCGTCGCGTTCATGCGCGAGAAGCGGCCGAATCCCGACACGAGCCACGACCTCGCGGAACTCGTCGTCGACGACGAACGCGGCCGAATCGCCGCTCGAGGGCGCGTCCTCGAGGGCGAGGCGGAACTGTTCGAGTTCGCGGATTTCTTCGAGCTAGCGGACGACTCGATCTGTCGGCTGGAAACGTACAGCCGGTAA
- a CDS encoding endonuclease dU, giving the protein MKAGARVLGIAESAAGEQSTLAGAVVQADRVVETIAFSTCTVGGMDATDAIVSVVEKIDRPDVEVVLLGAVAPAWYNIVNLSRIARTTDRSVLAVTFEESDGLEDALSDAFSGDQLTERLERYRSLPTRRLVSVDDETVYVRAVGVSHSRAAEIVREFTPEGGRPEPIRVARAAARAGREYRFDAA; this is encoded by the coding sequence ATGAAAGCCGGGGCGCGGGTGTTGGGGATCGCAGAATCAGCCGCTGGTGAGCAGAGCACGCTCGCCGGTGCGGTCGTTCAGGCCGACCGAGTCGTCGAGACGATCGCGTTTTCGACGTGTACCGTCGGCGGGATGGACGCGACCGACGCGATCGTATCGGTCGTCGAAAAGATCGACCGACCGGACGTCGAGGTGGTACTGCTCGGTGCCGTCGCCCCCGCGTGGTACAACATCGTCAACCTCTCACGTATCGCACGAACAACCGACCGATCCGTTCTCGCCGTCACGTTCGAGGAGAGCGACGGCCTCGAAGACGCACTCAGTGACGCTTTTTCCGGCGACCAACTTACAGAGCGACTCGAGCGGTACCGATCGCTGCCGACGCGACGACTGGTGTCGGTCGACGACGAAACGGTGTACGTCCGCGCCGTCGGTGTCTCGCACTCGCGAGCGGCGGAGATCGTTCGCGAGTTCACTCCCGAAGGCGGCCGACCGGAACCGATTCGAGTGGCACGAGCGGCCGCGCGTGCGGGCCGCGAATACCGGTTCGACGCCGCGTGA
- a CDS encoding MBL fold metallo-hydrolase has translation MVTTLSADRLAELQDADEEYALLDTRPEESFESWHVTGAINFPFDPEEDLEGRLEELEETVNGTERVLTVCAKGLSSANLATQLESATDEYDVAAIEGGMKGWSRVYDRARISAGDSVTLVQVQRRAKGCLSYLVGCPETGDAVVVDPTADTDEFAVAAEEAGLSIVGVIDTHVHADHVSGGRELADRLEVPYYLGERVAERGVEVEYTPLERNEVLEVGTLGLKALETPGHTSEMLSILIDDRALLTADTLHVDSTGRTELEFNEDEGERGARMLYESLHRTVLAEPESVVVCPGHVTVTANGEFSHGSPGEPIETTIRAARTGIDVLDLEEAAFVDRLADAGEKPTNYEEIIDHNRGTAAELESEDRLELELGPNNCSA, from the coding sequence ATGGTCACCACGCTCTCGGCCGACCGACTCGCGGAGCTACAGGACGCCGACGAGGAGTACGCCCTTCTCGATACGCGACCCGAAGAGAGCTTCGAGTCGTGGCACGTCACCGGCGCGATCAACTTTCCGTTCGACCCGGAGGAAGACCTCGAGGGCCGCCTCGAGGAACTCGAGGAAACCGTCAACGGAACCGAACGCGTCCTCACCGTCTGCGCGAAGGGGCTCTCGTCGGCCAATCTCGCGACCCAGCTCGAGTCTGCCACCGACGAGTACGACGTGGCGGCCATCGAGGGCGGGATGAAAGGCTGGAGTCGCGTCTACGACCGGGCGCGGATCTCCGCCGGCGACTCCGTGACGCTCGTACAGGTGCAGCGACGAGCCAAGGGCTGTCTGTCGTATCTCGTCGGCTGTCCGGAAACCGGCGACGCGGTCGTCGTCGATCCCACCGCGGACACAGACGAGTTCGCGGTCGCCGCCGAGGAGGCCGGACTCTCGATCGTCGGGGTCATCGATACGCACGTCCACGCCGATCACGTCTCGGGCGGGCGCGAACTCGCGGACCGCCTCGAGGTCCCGTACTACCTCGGCGAGCGCGTCGCCGAACGCGGCGTCGAGGTCGAGTACACGCCGCTCGAGCGAAACGAAGTCCTCGAGGTTGGTACCCTCGGCCTGAAGGCACTCGAGACGCCGGGCCACACGAGCGAGATGCTCTCGATTCTGATCGACGACCGCGCGCTGTTGACGGCGGACACGCTTCACGTCGACTCGACGGGCCGGACGGAACTCGAGTTCAACGAGGACGAGGGCGAGCGAGGCGCGCGGATGCTCTACGAAAGTCTCCACCGCACCGTGCTCGCCGAACCCGAATCGGTCGTGGTCTGTCCGGGCCACGTCACCGTCACCGCCAACGGCGAGTTCTCCCACGGTTCGCCGGGCGAACCGATCGAAACGACGATTCGGGCGGCCCGAACCGGGATCGACGTCCTCGACCTCGAGGAAGCCGCGTTCGTCGACCGACTGGCCGACGCCGGCGAAAAGCCCACGAACTACGAGGAGATTATCGATCACAATCGGGGCACTGCGGCGGAACTCGAGTCGGAGGATCGCCTCGAACTCGAGTTGGGGCCGAACAACTGCTCGGCCTGA
- a CDS encoding DUF5786 family protein gives MGFGSYDESEQQEVDADFDDDDAVESEQSHHDGTLEFENGASSDELLDRLAEIKDEDDDA, from the coding sequence ATGGGATTCGGAAGCTACGACGAATCCGAACAGCAAGAGGTTGACGCAGATTTTGACGACGACGACGCGGTAGAGTCCGAACAGAGCCACCACGACGGCACGCTCGAGTTCGAAAACGGCGCCTCGAGCGACGAACTACTCGACCGCCTCGCGGAGATCAAAGACGAAGACGACGACGCCTGA
- a CDS encoding threonine synthase: MVAADLYCPDCGTVYEAGPGEPWRCACGHPLELREDPSRAEAVDFPSTIESPPAMNANDGLWTFADLLPVEKRVTLQEGLTPLVETDRWNASFKLEYVSPTGSFKDRGATTTLSRAVELGVDTVIEDSSGNAGAAIATYAARAGLDAEIYVPADVKPAKRRAIERAGARAVAIEGSREDVTEACLEAVAAGDGWYASHAWNPAFYAGTMTFAFEIAAQRDWAVPDAVVLPVGHGTLFLGAYRGFSRLVEAGLTDELPRLLGVQAVGSAPVVRRLEGETGVDETSGDGTGDAPEAGDPTETTATLADGIRIATPAREDEILDAIDATDGDAIAVGDETLETTLESLHTSGFNVEPTSAVAPAGLERYREQGMVEPDDEVVVPLTGSGLKYS, from the coding sequence ATGGTCGCCGCTGATCTGTACTGTCCCGACTGCGGGACCGTCTACGAAGCGGGGCCCGGCGAACCGTGGCGCTGTGCGTGTGGTCACCCGCTCGAGCTCCGCGAGGACCCCTCTCGAGCGGAAGCGGTCGACTTTCCGTCGACGATCGAATCCCCGCCGGCGATGAACGCGAACGACGGGCTCTGGACTTTTGCTGACTTACTGCCGGTCGAGAAACGCGTGACTCTACAGGAAGGACTGACGCCGCTGGTCGAGACCGACCGGTGGAACGCGTCGTTCAAACTCGAGTACGTCTCCCCCACGGGATCGTTCAAGGATCGTGGCGCGACGACGACGCTCTCGAGAGCGGTCGAACTCGGCGTCGACACGGTGATCGAGGACTCCTCGGGCAACGCCGGTGCGGCGATCGCAACGTACGCCGCCCGCGCCGGACTGGACGCTGAAATATACGTCCCCGCGGACGTCAAACCCGCCAAACGTCGCGCTATCGAACGAGCCGGGGCTCGTGCCGTCGCGATCGAGGGGAGTCGCGAGGACGTAACCGAGGCGTGTCTCGAGGCCGTCGCGGCGGGGGACGGCTGGTACGCGAGCCACGCCTGGAACCCGGCGTTTTACGCCGGGACGATGACGTTCGCGTTCGAGATCGCCGCCCAGCGGGACTGGGCGGTGCCGGACGCGGTCGTGCTCCCGGTCGGACACGGAACGCTCTTTCTCGGCGCGTATCGCGGCTTTTCGCGTCTCGTCGAGGCCGGACTCACCGACGAACTGCCCCGCCTCCTCGGCGTGCAAGCGGTCGGCTCCGCACCCGTCGTTCGCCGACTCGAGGGCGAGACGGGCGTCGACGAGACGAGCGGCGACGGGACGGGCGACGCTCCCGAGGCCGGGGATCCAACTGAGACGACCGCCACGCTCGCCGACGGCATCCGGATCGCGACACCTGCGCGCGAAGACGAGATTCTCGACGCGATCGACGCGACCGACGGCGACGCGATCGCGGTCGGCGACGAGACGCTCGAGACGACGCTCGAGTCGCTGCACACCAGCGGTTTCAACGTGGAGCCGACGAGCGCGGTCGCGCCCGCGGGACTCGAGCGGTATCGCGAGCAAGGGATGGTCGAACCCGATGACGAGGTCGTCGTCCCGTTGACCGGCAGCGGCCTCAAGTATTCGTAG
- a CDS encoding 50S ribosomal protein L40e translates to MASFDAAEKRMLEKQICMRCNARNSKEANRCRKCGYKKLRPKAKEARAA, encoded by the coding sequence ATGGCCAGTTTCGACGCCGCGGAAAAACGGATGCTCGAGAAACAGATCTGTATGCGCTGTAACGCTCGCAACTCGAAAGAGGCGAACCGCTGTCGCAAGTGCGGTTACAAGAAGCTCCGCCCGAAAGCCAAAGAAGCGCGCGCGGCATAA
- a CDS encoding succinylglutamate desuccinylase/aspartoacylase family protein, giving the protein MTTTLGTASADPGEIDTGRLEVGETRDGSPFGLPVAVVNGADAGKTLYLQAASDGDELNGVGVLTRVVPRLDPAEISGTILIVGIVNYHAFQVAQHRNPIDDTKMNRTYPGSEGGTSSERIARATFDVAKRADVILDLHQGSTSRMIDEVRVRCGKRHRLHDECLELAKAFGCGYVLDQKGPDGQLARAAPDEGIPTVDPELGGCVGWDETSLQKGTEGVFNVLRYYDFLPESHDLNRQIRASSFEQYGSPVGGLVSVEKELGQQVRAGETLFEVTTVFGEPKAEITADSDGVLWRARRLPQVATGEYVCSVGTEVDSY; this is encoded by the coding sequence ATGACGACGACGCTCGGAACGGCGAGCGCGGACCCCGGCGAAATCGACACGGGTCGTCTCGAGGTCGGCGAGACTCGAGACGGCAGTCCGTTCGGACTCCCCGTCGCCGTAGTCAACGGCGCGGACGCCGGGAAAACGCTGTACCTGCAGGCGGCAAGCGACGGCGACGAGTTGAACGGTGTCGGGGTCCTCACGCGCGTCGTGCCGCGGCTCGATCCCGCCGAGATTTCCGGAACGATTCTCATCGTCGGGATCGTCAACTACCACGCGTTTCAGGTCGCCCAACATCGAAACCCGATCGACGACACGAAGATGAACCGCACCTATCCCGGTTCGGAGGGCGGGACCTCGAGCGAGCGGATCGCCCGCGCGACCTTCGACGTGGCCAAACGAGCGGACGTTATTCTCGACCTCCATCAGGGATCGACCAGCCGGATGATCGACGAGGTCCGCGTCCGCTGTGGCAAGCGCCACCGGCTCCACGATGAGTGTCTCGAGCTCGCGAAGGCCTTCGGCTGTGGCTACGTGCTCGACCAGAAGGGACCCGACGGACAGCTCGCTCGAGCCGCCCCCGATGAGGGCATTCCGACCGTCGACCCGGAACTCGGCGGCTGTGTCGGCTGGGACGAGACGAGCCTCCAGAAGGGAACCGAAGGCGTGTTCAACGTCCTTCGATACTACGACTTTCTCCCCGAGAGCCACGACCTGAACCGACAGATCCGCGCGAGCAGCTTCGAACAGTACGGCTCGCCCGTCGGCGGCCTCGTCTCGGTCGAGAAGGAACTCGGCCAGCAGGTCCGTGCCGGCGAGACCCTGTTCGAAGTCACGACCGTCTTCGGCGAGCCCAAAGCCGAGATCACCGCCGACAGCGACGGCGTGCTCTGGCGAGCGCGTCGACTCCCGCAAGTCGCGACCGGCGAGTACGTCTGCTCGGTCGGAACCGAGGTCGATTCGTACTGA
- a CDS encoding uracil-DNA glycosylase: protein MDEELDGLEVTACERCPKLVDSRSQIVNGTGPEDADILFVGEGPGANEDEQGEPFVGRSGSVLDDTLLVVGLEREDVRITNCVRCRPPENRDPTKTELENCRGYLEAEIERLDPDVLVTLGKVPSEHLLGRSVGITAEAGSVEEIRIDGSPRRVVLSVHPAATLYDRSQEETFRDALETAADLAGADGSTSSQRRLDGF from the coding sequence ATGGACGAGGAGCTAGACGGACTCGAGGTAACTGCCTGCGAGCGGTGTCCGAAACTGGTCGACTCGCGGAGTCAGATCGTCAACGGAACTGGCCCCGAAGACGCCGACATCCTGTTCGTCGGCGAGGGACCGGGTGCGAACGAGGACGAGCAGGGCGAACCGTTCGTCGGACGGAGCGGGTCGGTACTCGACGACACTCTGCTCGTCGTCGGCCTGGAACGCGAGGACGTTCGGATCACAAACTGCGTTCGCTGTCGACCGCCCGAGAACCGCGATCCGACGAAGACGGAACTCGAGAACTGTCGGGGCTACCTCGAGGCCGAAATCGAGCGGCTGGATCCGGACGTGCTCGTCACGCTCGGGAAGGTACCCAGCGAACACCTGCTCGGCCGCTCCGTCGGAATCACCGCCGAGGCGGGCTCCGTTGAGGAGATCCGGATCGACGGCTCGCCGCGACGGGTCGTCCTCTCGGTGCATCCGGCGGCGACGCTGTACGACCGCAGCCAGGAGGAGACGTTCAGGGACGCCCTCGAGACGGCCGCGGATCTGGCGGGTGCCGACGGCAGTACCAGCAGCCAGCGGCGACTTGACGGGTTTTGA
- the hisH gene encoding imidazole glycerol phosphate synthase subunit HisH, whose amino-acid sequence MSTMPSPPEEELASVVVVDYGLGNLRSVTRGLERAGAAVEITDDPEAFEAADGVVLPGVGAFREGVENADSIREDLLAVAERGQPLFGICLGMQMLLTSSEEGETDGDAAVEGLDLIPGTNVRFDDGQKVPHMGWNELSVEREHPLVEGVDGEYAYFVHSYYAVPDAAEATVASTDYEREFASIVANEDGTVFGTQFHPEKSGETGLQILRNFVEICADA is encoded by the coding sequence ATGAGCACGATGCCATCGCCGCCGGAGGAGGAACTCGCCTCCGTGGTCGTCGTCGACTACGGGCTCGGGAACCTCCGAAGCGTGACCCGCGGGTTGGAACGCGCGGGCGCAGCCGTCGAGATCACCGACGACCCCGAGGCCTTCGAGGCCGCCGACGGGGTCGTCCTCCCAGGCGTCGGCGCGTTTCGGGAGGGCGTCGAGAACGCGGATTCGATCCGCGAGGACCTCCTCGCGGTCGCCGAGCGCGGCCAACCGCTCTTCGGGATCTGTCTCGGGATGCAGATGCTGCTCACCTCGAGCGAAGAGGGCGAGACAGACGGTGACGCCGCCGTCGAAGGGCTGGACCTGATCCCGGGGACGAACGTTCGCTTCGACGACGGGCAGAAAGTCCCTCACATGGGCTGGAACGAACTCTCCGTCGAGCGCGAACACCCGCTCGTCGAGGGCGTCGACGGGGAGTACGCCTACTTCGTCCACTCCTACTACGCCGTTCCCGACGCGGCGGAGGCGACCGTCGCCTCGACCGACTACGAACGGGAGTTCGCCTCTATCGTCGCCAACGAGGACGGCACCGTCTTCGGAACGCAGTTCCACCCCGAGAAGAGCGGCGAGACGGGGCTGCAGATCCTGCGGAACTTCGTTGAGATCTGCGCGGACGCATAG